The window CTGGTCTTGCACTCTATAATGCCGAAACGGGCGCCATGGCCGCCGAGGTTGAACCCTTTACTGTTCATTTCAGGCATCTTAGCCATGCGCAGATTGTCGCCTACATAGAAAAAGAAGAGCCCTACTACTGCGCGGGTAGTTTTAAGAGTGAAGGCTTAGGCATAGCGTTATTTACCGAGCTTGAAGGTCGCGATCCGAATACCTTAGTTGGCTTGCCACTGATATTACTAACGGAAATGCTGTTAGCCCAAGGTGTAGACGTTCTCGCTTAACCGGCTTACACGTTAGCTTATTCGTTTACTGAGGTTTTGCTCAGCGTGCTCTGTTTATTAAATCGATTAAGCGCACCCAAAAATGCCGAGCAGCAGATTCGTTTCATTGACGGGAAGATGGGACGTAAATAAAGGTAACCAGCAAGTACTCATGCGTAGCGGCATGTATTGCCGCTTCAGCATTAAATAGCAGTGCTAGAGGTATTGCAGCAATTGCGCAGGATAGTCAATCAAAGCGATAGGTCCTGCTTGCAGTAACTTTTCGGCACTGTGGGCGCCATAGGTCACGCCAATACTATCAATTCCAGCATTGGCCGCCATGGTCAAATCCAGCAGAGAATCACCCACCATTAGGGCTCGGTTCGGGGCAATATTCAATTCTTTCAGCAAGCTTGAAATCATTTCAGGATGGGGTTTGCTGTGCACTTCATCAGCGCAGCGTGACGCAACAAAGTATCGACCTAAGCCCGTTTGCGCAAAAACGCGGTCAAGTCCCGCACGGGCCTTACCGGTTGCAACGGCTAATTGATAACCTTGAGCATGTAACTCATCGATTAAAATAGGTGCTTGTGCAAAGAGTGGCGTTGGCGTGGTGTCTAAATGCAAATATTGTGCTTTAAACTCGGCGCGCATCTGCTGATATTGATCATCTTCGCCTTGGCTGAATGCATTTTTAGGATGCTGATGCTGAGAATAAGCAGAACAAGCGCTGAGATTGAGCCCCTGTGGAAACAGGACTCGCAGCGCTTCTGTCATAGAAAGACCGATGATATCGCGAATATCGCTTTCGGTTGGGATAGGTAACTGCAATGCCTTAGCCATATTTTCAATACAGGTGATAATTTTACCGATGGAGTCCATCAGGGTGCCATCCCAATCGAAAATCACTAAATCGTATTGCTTTATCTTCATCCTTGAAACCTATCCCCGTCGATTACACACGCTTTAACTTATCCAATAACTGCGACAAGTTTTCATCTAAAGGCGCAGAGACCCGCATGACTTCATCATTTTCAGGATGAATGAACATCAACTCAGCCGCATGTAAAAAGAGTCGAGTTAAGCCTAATGACCGCATGCTGTCGTCAAACGCTTGCTCACTGTATTTATCATCACAGGCGATAGGATGACCAGCAAACTGGCAATGCACCCGAATTTGGTGAGTACGTCCAGTGACAGGGCTTGCCTTCACGAGAGTACAACCTTGGTAACGCTGCATAATTTTAAAGCGCGTTTCAGAAGGCTTACCTTCCGCATTTACACGCACTATGCGCTCACCGGATTTTAGGGTGATTTTTAATAAAGGCTGTTTAACGGCTTTATCTTGAGCAGACCATTCACCTTTCACTAAGGCCAAATAGTCTTTCTGCATCTTTTTATATCTGAGCTGATCATGCAGATGTTTAAGCGCGCTACGCTTTTTCGCCACCAACAACACACCCGAAGTATCTTTATCGAGACGATGTACTAGCTCTAAAAACTTTTGTTGAGGACGCAGTGAACGCAATGCCTCTATCACGCCGTAATCGACACCACTACCACCATGCACAGCAATGCCAGCAGGTTTATTCAGCACGATCAAATGATTGTCTTCGTGCAAAATACGGTCTTCGAGTTGCGAGACTTTGCTTAAGTTAGGCGATGGTGCGGTACGGTTATCTGGCTCTGCCACTCGGACAGGCGGAATACGCACTATGTCGCCAATCTGCAACTTGTACTCGGGTTTGATGCGTTTCTTATTCACTCGAACCTCGCCCTTACGGACAATGCGATAGATCATGCTTTTCGGCACGCCCTTCAGCTTGGTCATTAAGTAGTTATCGATACGCTGTTCGAAGTGATCTTCATCAATCGTGATCAACTGAACCTGTTGTGGGGTGGATTCTATATTCATGATGCGCCATCTAATTATAACGGCCGCCATTGTACAACAACTGAGAAGAATTGTGCCTTTCCATTGCTGAATTTTTTGATTATTGCTATATTTCACCAGCGATTAGGGATAAGCCGTGAATAAAGTGTTCACAACGCCCCGATCCCAAGCGGAAAATTTAACGGATAAAAAAACATTTTCTTGATAGCAAGTCATTGATTTGCGAATCGTATAATAAGTAAAAATACCATAAATGTGTTTTTTACGATTAAATCGAGAAAGTCGCCTTACTTTAATAAGGTTTACCCTAGATTTTCCTCCCCGATTTCGAAGGATATTTTAACTTGTCGTCAGACAAACCGATTCGACTTGGGCATTACCGGAAAGAAACTAAAGAATTTATGGGGTTGGTTGATGTTTTACAACGAATTCCTTGTTTTTGTAATCATTAAAAAATAAGCCATAAATAGGATGCGACACGCAGCGACTGCGTCTAACAGCAATGCGCACCTCTTGCCTAGCCACCAGCCGTGAGGCTCAGTTGACCTACTGCTAGGCCCGTAATGCAGCGAAGCGCGATGTTTGATGACCTCTATTTAAAGAAGAATGACGTCATCATGAAACGTATGTTAATCAATGCAACTCAATCAGAAGAGTTGCGTGTTGCCCTTGTTGATGGGCAACAACTGTATGATCTAGATATTGAAAGTCCAGGTCATGAGCAAAAAAAATCAAACATTTACAAAGGTAAAATTACCCGCGTAGAACCGTCTTTAGAAGCCGCTTTCGTCGACTACGGTGCCGATCGTCACGGCTTTTTGCCACTGAAAGAAATCGCCAGAGAATATTTCCCGAAAGGATATTCGTTCCAAGGTCGCCCAAATATCAAAGAAGTGGTCAGTGAAGGACAAGAAGTTATTGTCCAGATTGACAAAGAAGAACGCGGCAATAAAGGCGCAGCCTTAACGACCTTCATCAGCCTAGCAGGCTCTTACTTAGTATTAATGCCAAACAACCCACGTGCAGGCGGAATTTCTCGTCGTATCGAAGGTGATGAGCGCACTGAGCTAAAAGAAGCGATGGCCGATTTGGAAGTGCCAGCGGGCATGGGTCTTATCGTACGTACTGCCGGTGTGGGTAAAGAATCTGCCGAGTTAAAGTGGGACTTAAAAGTTCTGCAGCACCACTGGGCAGCAATCACCGAAGCTTCACAAGTTAAAGGCGCTCCTTTCTTAATTCACCAAGAAAGTAACGTGATTGTGCGCGCTATTCGTGACTACTTACGTCGTGATGTGGGCGAGATCCTTATCGACCATCCACGTATTTTCGAAGAAGCTAAGCAACATATCGCATTAGTTCGCCCAGATTTCGTTGAGCGCGTAAAACTTTACGAAGCCGAAGTGCCGTTATTCACTCACTTCCAAATCGAATCACAAATCGAATCAGCCTTCCAACGTGAAGTGCGTCTGCCATCTGGCGGTTCGATTGTTATCGACCCAACTGAAGCTTTAACCTCAATCGATATCAACTCTGCCCGTGCCACTAAAGGCGGCGATATTGAAGAGACAGCACTGAACACTAACCTTGAAGCCGCCGATGAAATTGCCCGTCAATTACGTCTGCGTGACTTAGGTGGCTTAGTGGTTATCGACTTCATCGATATGACGCCTGTGCGCCATCAGCGTGAAGTTGAAAACCGCTTACGTGATGCTGTGCACCATGACCGCGCTCGCGTGCAGTTAGGTCGCATCTCGCGTTTTGGTTTGATGGAAATGTCGCGTCAGCGTCTGCGTCCTTCTTTAGAAGAATCTGCTGCGCACATCTGCCCTCGCTGTCATGGCCAAGGCACGATTCGCAGTACTGAATCTTTAGCACTGTCGATTTTACGTTTGATGGAAGAAGAAGCCATCAAAGAGAACACCTCACAAATCGAAGCGATTGTGCCTGTGGATGTGGCGGCTTTCTTGTTGAACGAGAAACGCAAAGCCATTCGCATTACAGAACAACGTCACGATGTCGAAGTGTATGTGATACCTGATGCGCACATGATGACGCCAGATTACCGCGTGATCCGTCACCGTAGTGATGATGAAATCAGTGAGTCTAGCTATAAGCGTATCGAGCAGCCTGATGCCAAATTGTATGAGCCACGTAAACTGGAACGTACCGCAGCGCCTATTCCTGCATTAAAAGGTTTTGCCGCACCACAGAAAGTGGAACAAGCGCCATCACCAACGGTGAAAGTTGAAGCGCCACAACCTGGCTTCTTCAGCAAGCTAGTGAGTGCGGTCAGCGCCATGTTTGCGCCAAGCGAAAAAGCAGAGCCTGTAAAAGTTGTTGAAACTAAAACAGCCGATACCAGTGCCGCTAACGCCAACCGCCGTAACCGTCGCAACGATACTCGCCGCCCACGTAATGCCCAAGATGCTGACAAAGCAAAAGAAGGCACTCGTGAGCCACGCAGCCGTAATCCGAAAAAACCAGCTGATGCAGCGGTAAGCACAAGCACTCAAGAACGCCCAGTTCGCGAGAAGGAAGAAGCTGTTAAGCGTCCAGCGAAAGCGGAACCTAAGCCACGTGTACAAGCGCCAAAAGACGTGGTTGCCGACGTTGAAGCCGATGCACCTAAGCAAGAAGTCGCCCGTGAACGCCGTCAACGTCGTAACATGCGCCGTAAGGTGCGTATCGATAATGGCCATAACACGCCAGATAATGCGATCCCAATTGCACCAGAAGATGCTGCTGAAGTATTAGCTGAAATTGCAGCCATTAACGCCGCAGCTGCGAGCACTATCAGTGTTGACACTAAAGCTGAAGTTGCCCAAGCACCTGCTGAAACTAAAGCGCCAAGAACACGTCGTCAGCCTCGTAAAGAAGCGGCACCTGCTCAAGAAGCGGCTGAAAATGTTGCAGTAGAAGAGAAAGCAGTGAGTTCTGCAGTCACTGAAACCCCAGCGGTTGATGCAGTTAAGACTGAAGAACAGGCTGAAGTTGCAGCACCAGCGGATGCGGTATCGCAAGATAACGAAGCGGTCGATGCTGAAAGCGAAACTGCTGACGATCAAGCAAAACGCGAGCAAAGAGATGGTCAACGTCGTAGCCGTCGTAGCCCACGTCACCTTCGTGCAGCGGGTCAACGTCGTCGTCGTGACGAAGATGACCAAGGTACATCAACGCCAGCGCAATTCGTTCCAAATGACGAATTAGGTGCTGACCAAGAGTATCCAAGCGAAGTCGCCAGTGTGCGTGCAGAAGCGCCAGTCGTCGCAACTAAAACAGATGCAGTGGCTGAAACTCAAGCAACGGCTAAATCCGTTGAAGTAGAAACGGTACAAGCAAGCGAAGCACCTGTTGTTGAAGCTCCTGCAGTCGTTAAAGCTGAAACGAAAGTTGAAACGCCAGCAAATGACGTTATAGCAGTCGAAACTCAGCAAGTTGAAGCTAAGCCAGTTGAGACTAAAGCTACTGAAGCGGAAGTGCCAAAAGCGGTTGAAGTGAAAGTTGAAGCTGCACCAGTCGTTGAAGCTCCAGTCGCTAACGTTGCAGCTGAAGTCGAAGCGGTTAAAGCTCCTGTAGTTGAAAGCCCAGCGGTTACACCAGCTGCGCCAAAAGTTGAAGCGGCTAAAGTTGAAGCGCCAAAGACTGAAACTGCTGAAGAGCCAAGCGTTGCACCGAGTGTTGAAGTTAAAGAAGCGGTTAAAGCAACAGCCTCTGCCCCAATGGCAAAACCTGCTGCTATCGCTAAGCCTCAAGCAACAGTGCAAGCGGCCCCAACGACAGTGAATTCGCAAATCACCGATTCGGTTACTGATTCGGTTGTTGTCAACAAGCCGAAAGCTGCCAGCCGTTTTGGCTCTATGGTATCTTCGGATATGACCAAACCAATTGTTGAAGTGAGAGAGCAAGTGGCTGTGCCTAAAGGACGCGAGTATGAAAATACTGCGACCGAAGAGCCTACCGCCAAAATCAAACTCGCTAACGGTGCAGAGTCGGATATGGCTCGTCCATAACCACTTAGGTTAGTCAGAAAAAGCCATGCAATTGCATTAATGCCGTTCACTTAAGAGTGAACGGCATTTTTCTTTGGTCTAACCGGAAACTTGTTTTTGCTCATTTTAAGGACTCTTGGATAAGCTCTTTCCCGTTTACCATCCAACTTAAATTGCCGTGCATTGCGTTCTATATCCAATACGTCTCTCGGGACATTCCCCGGCGTTTGTGATGGCAGTTGCGTCAACTTGAAGATGATATAACTCGCCGCATCCCTAAAACTCAGTTGATTAGGATGGACCGATGGTAAGCTTTTAGCCAACAGCAACATCTTATATCTAATGAGATTATAGGCCAGTAGCACGCCCCACAGCTCTTGAATCACCAGCTCCGGTAGTTGACTGCGTAGCGTAAAACGACTCTCCAACAGATGTTGTTTCATCTCTCTGTAGCCCAGTTTGATTTCCCATCGATGGGCATATAAGTCGACGATGTCTTCGCTGGGGTAACGCATCGGGTCAGTCAACGAGGTCAAAATGGCGACTGACTTACCTTTCACTGTCTTAGTGAGTAAACGCGCTTCAAGGGTATCAGGGAGCTGCGGCCATTTCTTTCTGGCTTGAGGCGTGGTGGTGAGTTTCACCCACTGGTCATGTTTTCCCAATGTTCGAACCACCTCATATTGAGTGCCTTTCTTCAATGGCAACAACCAGTGGCTATCAGGTTGTGCTTGCTGCCAAGCATGTAACAGGCCGAGCGAGTAAAATCCTCGGTCAAATAGGGTTAGACTGTGATTGGGAATGCTAGGAATGAGCTGAGATGCTAAGTTCATTTCATTTTCGGCAACCGAATCAAAGGCGCTGTTGACCAACAAATGGCTACTTAATTCCATCAAGCAAACCATGCGAATTTGCGGATAAGCCGCTTCGCCTGAAGCGTTTGCGGTACGCGCAAAGGCGGCTTGATTTTGGACACTATCGGGTGTCCGCCACACTACACCGTCAACACCATACAAGTTAAGACCGCACCAATGTGGGTGTTCAGCTCTCGCGTGCCAGGTATTGGCGCTGCGACTAAACACTTCTCGAATAACCTCACTGCCCAATCGTTTACGCGCCTGAGTCACGGCGCTGCGTGCAACATAATCAATCTCTTGCGGCAAAACAATGTCGAGTTTGTTGATGAGTGACCGAACAGACTCCCCTCGGAACAAAGCCATTCCAATAACGGCCCAAATCATCGCGTCCATCGGCAATTTACGCCGTCTTAACGTCGCAACGCCCTGAGAGTCCAAACAAGATTGAATTAACTCTGGCTCCAACACATCAGCTAAGCAGGTAAATTCAGTTAGGCGGGTAATATGAGTGCGAGCGAGTGCTTCTGAGAGTTGCATAAAAAAATCCGATGACATGAGGTCATCGGATTTTGATCTTTTCAGCGAGATCGTCAAGCGATCTGTCTTAACTGATCGGCATTATGCAATTGCATGGCTTTTTTATTTCTATCGTAAAACTCACACTATATTTAAGGTTTAGCTCAATCCATTTTTTTGTTAGTATTCGCGCCTTATTTTTATCCACACAACAACTTAATAACAGAGGTTCAATGTTTGATCTCATTCGCCACAAAACGTCTAGCCATAAAGCCGATGTGCTTTCAGGGCTAACAGTTGCACTTGCGCTTATCCCAGAAGCGGTCGCATTTGCCTTTGTCGCCCATGTAGAGCCAATGGTTGGACTTTATGCCGCCTTTATCATGGGACTTATCACGGCACTGATTGGTGGCCGCCCAGGGATGATTTCGGGCGCGACAGGCGCTATGGCCGTTGTCATGGTGTCTTTGGTCGTAGAGCACGGTGTCCAATATTTATTTGCTGCCGTAGTCTTAGCGGGACTCATCCAGATCTCAGCCGGGGTATGTAAACTCGGTAAATTTATTCGGATTGTGCCCTATCCCGTCATGATTGGCTTTGTGAATGGTCTGGCGATTGTGATTTTCCTCGCCCAGCTAGGTCAGTTTAAGGTCAAGGATGTCAGCGAAAACTTAGTCTGGCTGCCACAAGAACCATTAATGCTGATGTTAGGCTTAGTGGCACTGACGATGGCTATCATTTATTTTTTGCCTAAGATCACCACTGCAGTGCCTTCATCACTAGTAGCAATCCTCACTGTAACGGCAATTGTCGTCGGACTCGATCTTGATACTCGTAATGTCCTCGACTTCCTCAAAACCATGAGTGGTAACGACAATGCGACCATAGCGGGTTCATTACCTAGCTTTGCGATTCCCTCTGTGCCTTTTAATCTTGAAACCTTATATATCATCCTGCCCTACTCCTGCATCTTAGCTGCAGTAGGCCTTATCGAATCACTGCTGACATTAACTGTGATAGATGAGATGACCAATACCCGTGGTCGCAGCAACAAAGAATGCGTCGGCCAAGGTCTTGGGAACATCACCAGCGGCTTCTTCGGCGCTATGGGTGGTTGTGCCATGATAGGTCAATCGATGATTAACATTAACTCGGGTGGACGCGGCCGATTATCAGGAATTACTGCAGCAGTCGCCCTGCTTGCCTTTATCTTATTTGGCGCTTCATTTATTGAGATAATCCCACTTGCGGCGCTAGTTGGGGTGATGTTTATCGTTGTGCTCGGCACCTTTGAATGGGCAAGCTTTAAGTTTATGGGCAAGGTCCCGAAACATGATGCCTTCGTTATCGTGCTAGTGACGACGGTAACCGTATTTACCGATTTGGCATTTGCGGTATTTGTCGGCGTAATCGTTTCAGCCTTAGTCTTTGCCTGGGAACATGCCAAGCATATTAATGTGACTGAAGAGCAGAATGAGCAAGGCTGGAAAGTCTATAAACTCAATGGCCCATTGTTTTTCGGCTCAATTGCGAACTTCCTCGAGCTATTTGACCCATCAAAAGATCCACAAGATGTGGTTATCGACTTTAAGAACTCTCGGGTTGCCGATCATTCCGCATTGGAAGCAATAGACACGCTCGCTGAACGTTATGTTAATGCGGGCAAGAAGTTGCACTTGATCCACTTAAGCGCTGACTGTAAAGCACTGCTGCATAAAGCGGGAAATCTTGTCGAAGTGAATCAACTCGATGATCCTCACTATAAAGTGGCCGATGATAAGCTGGATTCGTAAGCAATGTTTCATTAGCAATGTGTGAGCTTCCATAAGAAATACAAAAAGCCTGAATAGTAATATTCAGGCTTTTTTATCGACTCAACGCCAATCATTGAATGGCAAAAAGCTGAGTCATATCAATCTATAATCCATCCCACTCGGTTTAGTAATTATTATCTGAATTCTGGTTTAGCCATAGCGAGATTTGTAGTTAGGCATGTTACCAATGAACGCAGTGCTGTATAAACAGACTCCAAAGCGTTAATAGTGCCCTGCTGCTTCTGGTCCTCCAGATTCATACAACAAAAAAGTAATGGGATGCACGCGCTGTCGGCTTAGAGAGTTAAGTTACGCTATGGCTAAATACTGTGTTGAGAGCTAAGAAGCTTTAATATCACTGAAGCAAAAACATGGTGGATGAATCGAGGAAGCTGTATTGAAGATTAACTCTCTGAAAATGAGGTGTTTTGGAGATGAAGAGGAAATCTGGAAGCGGGAGCTAACAGTTAAATTAATACGGTAGGCTAAGAAAACGGTTGAGCAACTTAAGCTAATGCATCTAGGGTCTGTTGATCTTTCGAGAGTGATTTTTAGACAGCATGGCAAGACGTTATAATTTGCTTCGCCAAAAGTAACCATAACCTCAAGCCATGCCAAGACTTATGCTAACCGATGCACGCTGGGAAAAGCTATTTCATTTAATGAAAAGCACAGGCCGTGTTTATGACAAACCTGAACATAGACAAACATTCGAAGGTATTCTTTACCGGCTTAGAACCGGTATCCCTTGGCGAGATTTACCTAAAGAGTTCGGTCATTGGAGCACGGTCTTTAGACGGTTTCATTTATGGTCTAAAAAAGGCGTTCTAGCACATTTATTCAAGGCCTTAGCCAACCTTGCTGATATAGAATGGGTCTTTATTGATGGCTCGATAGTGCGGGCTCACCAGCACAGTGCAGGTGCAGCGACGCTAAGTAATGAGAGTATTGGTAAAAGTCGAGGCGGTAATTCAACCAAAATTCACTTAGCCGTCGACAGCGGAGGATTACCGATTTATTTCGAATTATCAGAAGGCCAAAAACACGATATTACACACGCCCCCAGCTTAATTGAGCACCTGAAGCAGGTTGATACCGTCATTGCAGATAAAGGTTATGACAGCGATGCTTTTCGTGAACTTATCGCAAACAAAGGCGGGAAATCTGTTATTCCGAGGCGCCGCTATAAGAATACACCTCAAGAAAGAGTCGATTGGTGCTTATATCGGTATCGACATTTAGTGGAGAATGCTTTTGGAAGAATTAAACACTATCGAGCAATATCAACAAGGTATGACAAGCTAGCAAGAAATTACGCCAGTATGGTGTCACTGGCGTTTATGTTAATGTGGCTGCCGATGTATTGCTGAGCAACATTTGCACAGCAAAGATCAACAGACCCTAGCAACTGTATATTTTACTTTCTTAGAAGACTACCCACTCTAGAAGAGCATCTAACCTAGAAGAATATTTTAAATTTCACACAAATAAAAAGAGCCATGGAATAAACCATAGCCCTTTAATCCATTGCTATCAGCTCTAGGCTAACAGCACCGAAAATTAACCAACGATAGTTACGTTTTCAGCTTGTGGACCTTTTTGACCTTGAGTCACAGTGAAAGACACTTTTTGGCCTTCATCAAGAGTTTTGAAACCGTCAGAGTTGATCGCACGGAAATGTACGAATACGTCTGGACCAGATTCTTGCTCAATGAATCCGAAACCTTTGTCAGAGTTGAACCACTTAACAACACCAGTAACTTGAGACATAATATAAATCCTGTAAATAAAAAATTAAAGCCTTAACGGCGGTGGAGCTGGAAAATGCCGGTATTACTTATGTTTACAGGACGAACTGGTCGTATTGAACACATAAATATAAGCCCAACCTTCAAGCTGATAAGACTATAAACCATTCTAAAGATAAGTCAACACACTGCGACACTTTGGATTATTTATTTTGCCTAAATCTACTTTGCGGTTTTGCAACCGGCTAGCAGAACACTCAGTTCATGCTGCTTAGCAAGTACAGTTAAACATTTTAAATAATTTATTTCAATAGCTTAATCTTATCGCTTATCTTGAAATGCGATGCACTTCAATTTGGAAATCCAATTCACAACTCAGTCCTTGCAGAGCAAATGCTTGCTTTTGCGCATCGGTAAACTTCCAAGCGTAAGGCGTCATTTCTAAAAAATGAGCAATATGTTCACTTTTTGTCAGTTCAAGTTGAGAAATTAAGCGTTCCTGATGCAGGCACTCAAATCCGGGAATATGCGCTGCTGATACGGGATGTAATCTAGGCTCAGCATAAATCTGTTGCTTCAAGGCGAAGTGATGTGAAGGTCCGGGAGAGACTGTGATCAAGATACCACCATCGGCCATAATGCGTTGTAACTCTTCAACTTTGGAAGGTGCATAAATGCGAATGGCAAGATCGACACTTTGAGAGGCGATGGGCATCTCATAGGCACTTGCCACACAAAATGCTAAATTGGGGTAGCGTTTAGCCGCATATTTAATTGCTGACTTAGAAATATCTATGCCTTGTAAATCACAATCATGGTGCTGACTCAACACATTGAATAAACGCTGGCTGTAGTACCCTTCCCCGCAGCCTATATCGAGGATTTGCTTTGCTTCAGCACCAAATTCGAGCGCGAGTGCATTCACTCTATCACTCAAATCTTGATAGTAGCCTTCGTTTAGAAATTCACGCCGAGCAAACATCATCTGCTTGTTATCGCCAGGATCTTTTGAGTTTTTCTTCTGTACAGGCAATAAGTTGACATACCCCTCTTTGGCCATATCAAACTTATGTTGCTTTGGACACCCCCAAGTTCGATCCGTTAACGTCAGCGGCGCGGAACACAGGGGACATAAATAATGCATAGTGGACTCTTATCGTTTAACTAAATTTTGGCAAGAAAGGTTTACGCTTCGTCTTCCATCAATCGATCAACCATCTGGATCAGTTCAGGTGGGGCAAGCAACTCATAACACTCTAATTTTCTTAATAACTTATCTGTGTTATCCACATCATTAGCGGCGCGGTTGTAATTGGGACGCTCAAACATATGGGTATAGGTTCTAAATAACCACTGTTGTTTCTGAAGTAACAAGGGATCGAGCCTTAATACCTCATCGGCAAGGCTAGCGTGACATTGGCCAAGCTCCCCGCGTAAAAATGCTTGTAATTCTAACCTAACTTGCTCAATTTCGGTCATGTAAATGGCAAGGGATTCTGACGATGCGGCATAGTCGTATTGTCTTGCTAACAGCGCTTTGGCGACCATCAGCGCTTTAGGCTCATGTAAGACACGTAAATCGGCTTCTAAAGGCACTAACTCAAACTTTGAATCTGCTTGTAAGGCAAAGGTTAAGCAGTTCTCAGCGCCTAAACGATTAGTCACGTCTAAGGTAAAAGATACGCCCCGTCTCAATTCTGCTGCGCAAAATTTTGCTGCAGTGCCCATACGCGTATAAAGCCGAAAACCTTGCCCAAGGCTCCGAGTGATCGGTGTATTAAAGGCCTGTGCACTTTGCGGTAATGATTCAACCTTAAGACCCATAAACGGTTGAAAGCGGATAGCAATATTTTGCGGGGTTCCAGCTTCAGCAATAACGACGACCTCTAGCAAAGGCGCACTGATCGCCTGTAACACAATAAAATCACTGATATCGTCGGGTAACCGCAACGTGAGTATCGACGCCTTTTCAGCATCAAGCACCATAGGCTCATTTAGAAATTGATGATACATAAGACATTATTCCCCTGTTCAGCCGTGATTGTACCGTCGAATCTTAATGAAAATCACCTATTAAGCCGTTATATTTTCAAGATAATGGCTTAATTGCTTTAATGGTGTAAATGTTCATTCGGGGAATTTCGGTGTTAAGATGTTATTATTCGACAAACTGTCATTTGAATTTAATTTATGTCTAACTATTCTCAGCCAAGCATATTTGGACATAACTATAACTATCTAGCTATCTATCTATAACACTGTATGATCGGATAACACGTCTGCAGGTGAAGGAATTAGTACAATAGCAGATAGAACAGGACGGTATCGTGTGCCATCGATTCAGGCATAACAACCCAAAACTTCTCCCAATATGAACACCCGGCGCTTTTCTCCTCAGTTCCACTACTTCAAATC of the Shewanella baltica genome contains:
- a CDS encoding HAD family hydrolase; protein product: MKIKQYDLVIFDWDGTLMDSIGKIITCIENMAKALQLPIPTESDIRDIIGLSMTEALRVLFPQGLNLSACSAYSQHQHPKNAFSQGEDDQYQQMRAEFKAQYLHLDTTPTPLFAQAPILIDELHAQGYQLAVATGKARAGLDRVFAQTGLGRYFVASRCADEVHSKPHPEMISSLLKELNIAPNRALMVGDSLLDLTMAANAGIDSIGVTYGAHSAEKLLQAGPIALIDYPAQLLQYL
- the rluC gene encoding 23S rRNA pseudouridine(955/2504/2580) synthase RluC, with product MNIESTPQQVQLITIDEDHFEQRIDNYLMTKLKGVPKSMIYRIVRKGEVRVNKKRIKPEYKLQIGDIVRIPPVRVAEPDNRTAPSPNLSKVSQLEDRILHEDNHLIVLNKPAGIAVHGGSGVDYGVIEALRSLRPQQKFLELVHRLDKDTSGVLLVAKKRSALKHLHDQLRYKKMQKDYLALVKGEWSAQDKAVKQPLLKITLKSGERIVRVNAEGKPSETRFKIMQRYQGCTLVKASPVTGRTHQIRVHCQFAGHPIACDDKYSEQAFDDSMRSLGLTRLFLHAAELMFIHPENDEVMRVSAPLDENLSQLLDKLKRV
- the rne gene encoding ribonuclease E is translated as MQRSAMFDDLYLKKNDVIMKRMLINATQSEELRVALVDGQQLYDLDIESPGHEQKKSNIYKGKITRVEPSLEAAFVDYGADRHGFLPLKEIAREYFPKGYSFQGRPNIKEVVSEGQEVIVQIDKEERGNKGAALTTFISLAGSYLVLMPNNPRAGGISRRIEGDERTELKEAMADLEVPAGMGLIVRTAGVGKESAELKWDLKVLQHHWAAITEASQVKGAPFLIHQESNVIVRAIRDYLRRDVGEILIDHPRIFEEAKQHIALVRPDFVERVKLYEAEVPLFTHFQIESQIESAFQREVRLPSGGSIVIDPTEALTSIDINSARATKGGDIEETALNTNLEAADEIARQLRLRDLGGLVVIDFIDMTPVRHQREVENRLRDAVHHDRARVQLGRISRFGLMEMSRQRLRPSLEESAAHICPRCHGQGTIRSTESLALSILRLMEEEAIKENTSQIEAIVPVDVAAFLLNEKRKAIRITEQRHDVEVYVIPDAHMMTPDYRVIRHRSDDEISESSYKRIEQPDAKLYEPRKLERTAAPIPALKGFAAPQKVEQAPSPTVKVEAPQPGFFSKLVSAVSAMFAPSEKAEPVKVVETKTADTSAANANRRNRRNDTRRPRNAQDADKAKEGTREPRSRNPKKPADAAVSTSTQERPVREKEEAVKRPAKAEPKPRVQAPKDVVADVEADAPKQEVARERRQRRNMRRKVRIDNGHNTPDNAIPIAPEDAAEVLAEIAAINAAAASTISVDTKAEVAQAPAETKAPRTRRQPRKEAAPAQEAAENVAVEEKAVSSAVTETPAVDAVKTEEQAEVAAPADAVSQDNEAVDAESETADDQAKREQRDGQRRSRRSPRHLRAAGQRRRRDEDDQGTSTPAQFVPNDELGADQEYPSEVASVRAEAPVVATKTDAVAETQATAKSVEVETVQASEAPVVEAPAVVKAETKVETPANDVIAVETQQVEAKPVETKATEAEVPKAVEVKVEAAPVVEAPVANVAAEVEAVKAPVVESPAVTPAAPKVEAAKVEAPKTETAEEPSVAPSVEVKEAVKATASAPMAKPAAIAKPQATVQAAPTTVNSQITDSVTDSVVVNKPKAASRFGSMVSSDMTKPIVEVREQVAVPKGREYENTATEEPTAKIKLANGAESDMARP
- a CDS encoding IS4-like element ISSba6 family transposase — protein: MQLSEALARTHITRLTEFTCLADVLEPELIQSCLDSQGVATLRRRKLPMDAMIWAVIGMALFRGESVRSLINKLDIVLPQEIDYVARSAVTQARKRLGSEVIREVFSRSANTWHARAEHPHWCGLNLYGVDGVVWRTPDSVQNQAAFARTANASGEAAYPQIRMVCLMELSSHLLVNSAFDSVAENEMNLASQLIPSIPNHSLTLFDRGFYSLGLLHAWQQAQPDSHWLLPLKKGTQYEVVRTLGKHDQWVKLTTTPQARKKWPQLPDTLEARLLTKTVKGKSVAILTSLTDPMRYPSEDIVDLYAHRWEIKLGYREMKQHLLESRFTLRSQLPELVIQELWGVLLAYNLIRYKMLLLAKSLPSVHPNQLSFRDAASYIIFKLTQLPSQTPGNVPRDVLDIERNARQFKLDGKRERAYPRVLKMSKNKFPVRPKKNAVHS